The genomic stretch TCTCATACGACTCTTTAATGTTTAAATCATGCCTAGACCAGATTTTGGGAAGTCATGATGTACTTACGCTTAATTTTAGTAGATGCtcgtagttattattgaaatgtgaaaaaCATAAATATTGGTCATCTGAAGTTAAATCGTGGTTTTTATGCGGTTGACcattgttgtttgatgttaacAGGGTCATGTGAGATAGGTTAATGTCGCTAAATCGATTAAATCTCGTCATCTCGTGAGcttaggtagtttttgaccaagataagagaaaacaaaggtagtttaaaacaagaaaaataatataaggtagtttttttacaaatacccctaaatataaggtagtttttgacaaaaaacccacATTATAAAATAAGGTAGGTTGGTACTGTTATAAAATATGTATAGTGGATGACCATAATACCCTTACATCCCCAACCATTGTATCTATTCCCAACCATTGTAACTTTCCATCTCCTTATCCTTTAGGAACCATTGTTACCTTTCACCAAGAGGTATCTTTGTAATCTATATATATGTATCACATGTACATGGATGAATATATATACAACAACAATACGCACTTTCTCTTATAttgttttctctctttaatcttctctTATCAAAGTAGAATTATAATACGTTATCAACACGATTCTCTATTCAAGATCAATAACACATTTGGGAGAATCATCAAATTTAGGTTTGTTGCGAACTTATAGTTTTTCGCCTTTGATTTCGATTTTCGATCCTTGCTTAACAAATCTACCAAATTAATTTGTAAGTTTTCTATCTATACTAAATTCATATTATTGTGATTATGACACAAGTTTTTACACATTCACTTGTATATATGAATTCTTTTGTTCACATAATCTTTGCATGTACATAATCATACATATAACCGTAGTTAAACTCTTCAATAATAAATAATTGATATTAAAGATAATGATAACTTGCATTATGAGACTCCATTTGCATATTACACAATTTGTTTGATAAACTTGTTGATTTTCATGTTACACATCTATATACTATATTCATTCAtacataattaatttaatatatttgGTCTCTATACTTTGTATACTGATTACATAACATTGGTGTCTACTATGCACTTTGTGTATAGATTACTCAAGaaaacttttattttattttatttttgttttgttttgttatttttttttatttcatgaTAATTTTCATGACCTAATTTAAATTATTATATTGTTAATAGTGAAAATCATGTCACCTTGCAAAACTTGAATTTGCGGCCCTTGAAATTTCGGGAAAGAATTATTTACCTTGGGTGTTAGATGCTGAAATACACCTAGATGCAAAAGGGCTTGGTGAGACGATAAAAGATGGAAATAAAACAACATGTCAAGATAAGGCTAATGCTATGATATTTCTTCGCCGTCACCTCCACGAGGGTCTTAAAAACGAATATTTAACTATTAAAGACCCACAAATCCTTTGGAGCAATCTAAAGGAAAGGTATGATCACCAGAAAACCGTCATATTGCCAAACGCTCGCTATGATTGGATGCATTTGAGATTGCAAGATTTCAAATCTGTCAGTGAATATAATTCAGCCATGTTCAAAATTACTTCTCAATTGAAGTTATGTGGCGAGAAAGTCACAGATATGGATATGTTAGAAAAAACATATTCTACTTTTCACGCTAATAATATTGTCCTGCAGACACAATATCGTGAAAAGGGCTTTAAGAAATATTCTGAATTAATATCTTGTTTGTTGGTGGCTGAGCAAAATAATGAgcttttgatgaaaaatcatgaATCACGCCCCATCGGTTCTACCCCATTGCCGAAAAACATTATGTCCTATAATGAAAAGGGGAATTATAGAGACCATGCCAGCAGCAGTGGTCAAGGCCGTGGCCGTGGACAATGGCGAGGCCGTGGGCGTGGACGTGGACGTAGATTTGGTGGTCGTAATGGAGGTCGTGGAGGTTATTTCAAAAAGACACATTCCCACCTGCAGTGGAACCGAAAAGATCATACGGGTGAGAAAGATAAAAGCGAAACTGTGACCAATATATGTTATCGTTGTGGTGCAAAAGGGCATTGGTCACGCGTTTGTCGCACACCCAAACACCTTGTTGATCTTTATCTTCAATCAGTAAAGCAGAAAAGAAAGAATACCGAAACAAATATGGTGATTGAAGATGGCGAAGGTGACTTTGATTCAGGCGATACAACTCACCTAGAAGTGGATGATTTCTTCCCGACCCCCGAAGGGAATTAGATAATAATTATGAACTTTTAAGACTATCAAATTATCTATATCAATTCGTGTTAGGACGTTTTACGCTTGTTTTATCATTTATATGGTGTGTTTAGAATTTAAAGGATCCTATGTATAGTTTATATGTATTA from Silene latifolia isolate original U9 population chromosome 5, ASM4854445v1, whole genome shotgun sequence encodes the following:
- the LOC141655287 gene encoding uncharacterized protein LOC141655287, yielding MIFLRRHLHEGLKNEYLTIKDPQILWSNLKERYDHQKTVILPNARYDWMHLRLQDFKSVSEYNSAMFKITSQLKLCGEKVTDMDMLEKTYSTFHANNIVLQTQYREKGFKKYSELISCLLVAEQNNELLMKNHESRPIGSTPLPKNIMSYNEKGNYRDHASSSGQGRGRGQWRGRGRGRGRRFGGRNGGRGGYFKKTHSHLQWNRKDHTGEKDKSETVTNICYRCGAKGHWSRVCRTPKHLVDLYLQSVKQKRKNTETNMVIEDGEGDFDSGDTTHLEVDDFFPTPEGN